The genomic stretch GACCAGTCAAGTGGCTGATGAGCCAGATTGCTTATATGGCCTTCATGTCATGGGTTTGTTTGTATTGGTGGCTCGTGGCCTGGAACTTGTGACACAAACCTCAAATGGGATTCATCGATGACAAGCGAACGTTTTATGACTTCCTTGCAGCGAAGTGAATGAAGACGAGGTGTGTGATGAACGTCTACACTCCACAGCAAGATGAATTTGGACGTCGTGTCCGTGCAAAGACAAGAATAATGAATCCATACGTTGATGCGACGCCGAAGTGGAAAAAGGTGACAGACGCAACCTTGCACGATTTCCTTCCATGCGGAGCTGACCGGGTGGATTCGGCCCAACCCACACACGCACCTCACTCATTTGGTGCCATGAAATCCAGTTACATGTTGGGCCTGTTGGACTGAATTGTCACGACAGCGTTAAAGGCGATCAGGCGAAGTAGGGATTTCtaggttttcttttcttcatgtCCTGGTTGGGCATGGTCTAGTACTCTAGTCAAGTCGCTGGACACATGTTTCCACTACAAAAGAAATACAGTAGATTGTTGTTCTTGTTCGGAAGAACTTGCGAAACTGCACCCCAAATTATACATACAAGTTTCAGCGATAATTTGAAGCTCTTTTCATTTCTTGTTCCTCCACCCGATGGCTGGATCATATGCTAATCTTTGTTTGAGGACTATGTCTTGTTTATGTTTGACACTCCTGTTCGTTTagaacaagctaattagtttGTTCTATATATTTGAGAACAGATGTGAGTACATATTTgcctaagggcctgtttggcaactaggtgttaaagtttaacacccgtcacatcagatgtttggatgctaattagaaatattaaacataagctaattacaaaactaattgcacagatggagtgtaattcgcgagacgaatctattaagaattagtccacgatttgacaatgtggtgctacagtaaccatttgctaatgatggattaattaggcttaatagatttatctcgcgaattagcacaagattctgcaattagttttataattagcccatgtttagttctcctaattagcatccgaacatccgatgtgacactgttaaagtttaacatctcgtatccaaacaccccctaagtcctCGGCCAGCACCCATTACCATTACCACCCAAATCCTGTGCTTGTCTTCCGTATCTTCTTTCCGTCACGCCAGCTTATTTCTGCTGCCAGCCGAACGACACGCCAGGCAGGGACAGCAAAATGGAAAGGCAAAGGCCGAAGGCTCCGAAAAGAACCTTGTTTACTTCCtaagttgggagttgcaaaattggcattttgccataaatgcgacattgtagcgtttcgtttgtatttgtgaattattgtccagatattgactaattaggctcaaaagattcgtctcgcaaagtacaacaaaactgtgcaattagtttttgatctcgtctacatttagtactccatgcatgtaccgcaagtttgatgtgatggagaatcttctttttgcatagtgtcaaagttgggagtttggagggaagtaaaccaGGGTGAAGTCGCTGAAGCTGTAGGCCTGTAGCCCCCGCAGCAAGAAACGGCAGCGGGGGCGGGAGCTGAGCCTGCGCTGCGCaagccaagcagcagcagcagcagcagcgaggcACTCTTAAAAAAAACAGCCGAGGCGAAGGAGTGGCGGAATAAAAAAAGGCCAGAAAAGGCCAAAGGCGTGGTGCGCTCGCCACGCCACAACCTGTGGCGGGTGTGGCGGAGTCGGTAAACGCGGGCGGctcacggcacggcacggcacgcgTCCACGCTGTCCCGCGCGGCCCCGGCGGGTCGCGTGGCTTGGCGCCTCGGTCTTGGGCTTCTGCGGCTCTGCCTGGCCTCGCACGGAACGGAAGACCGGAGGGAGCCCCACCCACCTCCGTCCTCCGTCTCCTCCCCACGCCACCGAAGCAATCCAGGCCAGGCCAGGGCGCTTAGCGCCACAACCAAACCCCACCACCCCGCACGAGATCATTTCGCCAGCTCATCCGCCACCGCCCCCCACCTCTCCGCTCCGCTCCCGcgtctccacctccacctcgtctTCGTCGTCGCCGGGCCCCGCTtaccgccgccccgcccgccgtcgACTCGTCTCAGGTGAGCCCCTctaccctccctccctctctctctcgctcgcttgCTACCATCGTCTCGCGGGGAGGGGTTGTTCCGCGGGGGCGGTGGCTGTGCCGGTGGCGCGACGGTCTACTCCGGCTGGCTGTGGCGCCCGGTAGGTTTCAGTGCGCCTTCGCGCCGTCCCCGTACTGGTCTCCGCGtggggtggtggccggcgggcgcggtggAAGATGTCCGATGCGTTGCCTCGAGGGTCTGGATGGCTCAATTCCGACCTGATTCGGCTTGCGCGCGTTGCTAGGTTCGCGTGGCTTGAGTTAGGGGCGGGCGGCCGCGCGGGGCCGCGCTGTGGGATGGCGCGCGCGGGGGTTCGGTGGTAAAGTTTGGTGCGAGAGctgtgttgtgtgtgtgtggcgaTTTGTGTTTCCATGCTGCTTCTGTCATTTGCCAACGATGGAGATTGGGAATTATGATATTAGCATTCTGGCTTACGAATTTCGCCCTACAGTACATGTGGTTGTACCTGGGTATCTCTAGTTGTGCTTACTTGTACATGAATCTGCTTACTGATCGGGATATGGAAATATAATTTTGCAATTCATTATGGTTGTGTTGATCATCATGGATAAGGATACTAATGATTGAACACATCAATAGTCGTTCATTTAAATCAGGAATGTTCAGTTAAATCAGGAGTGTTCGGTAAACTGGATGCCAACTGACAGCTCTTTTGTCCAGTCAGAGGAAGTAAAAGTTGCCTTATAAGCCTTGGCACACTGTTTTTTCTTGTAAATGTTCCCATGTAATTTAAGTGAAGTGGTACTCCTAGTTGAAACAGTGTACTGTGGCTAACTTGTTCTCTGTTGTTTCCACTGAAGGCAAGAGGCAAGGAGAAAGGAGAGGTCGTTATGCGCCGGTGGTTTTGCTGCACGCAGTTTCACGCGTCATATCGCGAACATGAAAATGAACTTCCCATCAGTCCAGATGAGAAAGAAGGTACTGCCTTCTTACTAATGAAGACATTGATAAGAAgctatatttattttcttcaatgctaaAAGATGTTAAAAACAGGGACGTGTTATGTATCTCTTATTGCTTAATTGCTGTTCCTTTTGCCTGTTGTGCTTCGGTTGCTGGGGACTAAATTTATTTGTCATTATATGGCTATCAGGAAATGGTTTTGTTGCCAATAGTGATCCTAACAAAGCACCACCTCCCATTGAAGTCCCTGAATTATCATTTGAAGAACTGAAAGAAAAGACAGACAATTTTGGATCAAAGGCTTTGATCGGGGAGGGATCGTATGGAAGAGTGTATTATGCTATTCTGGACAGCGGAAAACATGTTGCTGTTAAAAAGCTTGATGCTTCAACAGACCCTGAACTTGATAATGAGTTTTTGACACAGGTACGATTCTATAGTTATGCGCATGTCTTACCGGTTATTATATTATGTACTGTTTGTTCTATCCATATTAAGCTTTTATTATTGACCATATACTGTCTCCTCTTCTTTTATGTAGGTATCCATTGCCTCAAAGCTAAAACATGCTAATTTTGTGGAAATGCTTGGATATTGTGTGGAAGGAAATCAGCGTTTAGTGGCCTATGAATTTGCTACAATGGGTTCTCTACATGATATTCTGCATGGTATGAATTTCACTATGTCACAGTAAATGCATATGGGCCCACAATATTACTCTTATAGTTATCTCAAGGTTTTAATTTCGTCTCTTTCTTTCATAGCACATCATGCTCCAAACAATTTATATGCAGCAATGCTCACTGTtttgttttctccttttctttttgtcattCAAAAGGAAGAAAGGGTGTTCCAGGTGCACAGCCTGGCCCAGCACTTGACTGGATGCAGCGGGTTAAGATTGCTATAGATGCTGCTAAAGGGCTAGAGTATCTTCATGAAAAGGTTCGGCCTTCGATAGTCCACCGGGACATACGGTCCAGCAATGTTCTTCTGTTTGAGGACTACAAAGCGAAAATTGCAGATTTCAATCTTTCAAATCAGTCTCCAGATATGGCTGCTCGTTTGCATTCTACCCGTGTCCTTGGAACCTTCGGTTACCATGCTCCTGAGTAATTATTCAACTCAAATTCTTGACCATCGTTTGGGCTTCTCAATTAATATTTGTAATCTACTAAATTTATCTTTGTTAACAATGCAGGTATGCCATGACTGGTCAGCTAACTCAGAAAAGTGATGTATATAGCTTTGGAGTTGTTCTTTTAGAGCTTCTAACAGGAAGGAAACCGGTAGATCATACAATGCCTAGAGGTCAGCAGAGTCTGGTTACATGGGTAAGCATTTAGTTCCTAACAAGCCTACTATTCAACTTAAGAATTGGTTGCAAACTACAGCTTAGTGGTACAGGGTACAACTGTTCTTTTGATAAGTGCTCTAAACAAAACAAGGGAAATGTGGGTTAACAAATGAATTAAGAGGTTGGCTCTGATTGGCTAAATGTGTCAAAAGATACTTCAAAATCTCAGATGATACTTGCACATGTCTCTCAGAAACCAGTGTTGTTCTTCCTAACTGGAAACAACCATAACAATGTTTATTTTGATCTGTCTTGCCCTGTACTAAGGTCTATGATTGTAGTAGAACAATAAGCTAGTAGCTGCCTGTCTTATTTCTTGCTACATCAATATAACCACCAAATCTAGTATAGCTAGTTATTTCTTTGTTGATTGAAGTTTCCTTTTTGCTATAATCAAATCATTAACTTGGTAGATTCATAGGAACAGTTTGGTACAGTGCATAGCAATGTCTTTGCATGCTCATAGCATTTTGAAACTTCGAATACATAATTCACATTCTATTTCATTGTCAGCTAAGCATTGTCCAGATTAATGACTACTTTACTGTATATTTTGTCATTTTTTCAGGCAACACCTAGATTGACTGAGGATACAGTGAAACAATGTGTTGATCCGAGATTAAAGGGAGAGTATCCTCCAAAGGGAGTTGCCAAGGTCTGCCTCTTTCCTTTTATACCTTCTGTGTCCATGCTTCCATGTGGTGGTTACTGCAAGTACAAGCAGTAAGCAACATCTTGAACCAATCTTTTACTCTACAACGGTTCTCTTCTGTCTGTTGCAGCTTGCGGCGGTGGCAGCACTCTGTGTGCAATACGAATCTGAGTTTAGACCCAGCATGAGCATCGTAGTCAAGGCACTCTCTCCCCTTCTTCAACATAAGCCGCATCCACCACCGGCCGTAGCTCCTGATGCAACAGCACCTTCAGATGCCTGACTTTCTCAGTCCCGACAAGAATGTAAAGAGATAACCATTTCCCCTTCGGTGCGTGCGCTGTTTTTCAGTACTGTTCTGTGCAGGCGGAGTGATTAGTGTCACACAAGTAACGGCATCGTGGACTGATGCATAGCTTATCCTTTACATAGGCTGCTACAAACAAGAGGCTTTTCCTTGTCATTACCGTGTGCTGAGCCGAGTGATTTGGACTAATGCATAGCTTATCCTTTACATAGGCTGCTACAAACAAGAGGCTTTTCCTTGTCATTACCGTGTGCTGAGCTGAGTGATTTGCTGCCTTCGTTGGCCGGGCGAGGTTGTGCTTGGTTGGCCAGCGGTCGTGATCACCTAATTACCGTGTTCTGAGTCTATACTGTAAATTGGGAAGGTTCTAACTTTTCATGGCTTGATTCCTTTTTGTTTGCGTTTTGTCTGATTTTGAGCTGATCCCCTCCTTTTTACAATCAGTCTTGATTGCTGAGGCTTCTGGCGTGCATGCCTACGCTTGAGATTGAGATTATGcacattgttttcttttctcgaAAAAtgctcacgagtgacaggagagCTGGATTGTGCATTCTGTTGTCCACTGGAACTATGTTTGCCCGACCTAGTGAGGGAAGCGTTAAAGACGTACTACTCTGAAAGATGTGCTGGTCATAGTTTATCAATCAACGTAGATGTGCTCTTCATAGTTTGAAGACTAGGGTTTCAGTACCTGGTTAGCTATCGACTGGTTGACCGTAGTTTTTGTGTTTAGCTTACTCGATCGAGCCAGGATGGGTGGCTGCAGTTGCGTCATCGTGGCCTCAGTCTGTGACGTGGAGCCGTGCCATGTCGGATTTCACGATGTCGCCACGTCGACCGAAACAGCTGGTTTTGGGGTTCTTCAAGGAGGTAACCGTAATGCAAACTCAGGGCCTAGTTCATTCGATAAATAAACATGACTTTCTTTGAAATGACATAATAATACAAGAAAAATAGCGAAAAAAAAGGGAGTTTATGGTGGGCATACACATCCTGCTACATTAGCTGATAGCCACCACTCATTACACAGATAGACACTCAATAATACACCAGTTCTGTAGTGAACACATGATAATATATATAAATACGTAACAATATTAGTTGTTACCAAATTTCCTCTTCAAGATGGCACATCTAACTACCACAGCCGCATAGATCTTGCCATGCAGCTCGTCCACAAACATAAAATAGGCAATCCTCCAACTCCTCTTGAACAGCATCACACAGAAGACCATCCCAAGGTTAAGGACGAACCCAATAACCATGGCAAGGTAAAGGGATATATCCTCCAAATCACGATGATTTCCATGTGTGTCTTGGCCTGACGAATTTCCAGGACAGCTCCCAGTTATTGGAGGGCCGCATAGACCAATGGTTCCAATGTAGACTGATGTGTCAAAAGTGTTGAACTGGTTTCCTGTTGGAATCTTTCCAgatatattgttgtatgagaGGTTCATGTGgcttaaggaggtaagagatgACATACTGGACGGGATTTCACCTGACAGCTCGTTGTGTGAGAGATCAAGAGATTCAAGCTGTTTCAGATGACCAATATCCTTAGGGATTTCCCCACATAATCGGTTCAAGACAAGTTTAAAGATTTTAGAGCGATAAGAGTGCCAATGTCTTGAGGGATCGATCACTCCAGTTAAATTATTGTTAGATACAAATCGAGAATCACTGTATAGATGATGAGTAGATTAGAAAATTCAAGCTGTTGCCCTTGGGTAGAAACCAATGCTTGTTCTCTGGAACCAAATGGATCATATATTGAGTTATACAAATTAAATCCCATCTTTTCTTGACTGAAACCGTACAGAAAATCCATCACGCCACGTCATCTTTGCTTTGAGAGCCGTCAGATTGGAGCCAACGTTGGATCAAATTCCAGGACATTAACTGCCTCACGGCTGGAGCACGGGATCCAGGCTCATCTGGATTCTTCCTTAGCCAAACTCTAACCCAGTCCTGCGCGAGCTCCTCGCCTCTCCTCCGTCCAACATGCGACGCAGCTGCTCTCCCTCCGGCTCCAGTGCCGCAGCTCTCTCCCAgcaccagcaccgccgccgctaccaCTCCTGCCACCGAATGTTACCTCTCCCGGGATGCCATCTGCCCTCGCCAGCTCCATCATCTGGCCCTGATGGACACCCCCCGCCGAGCTTCTTCGCCTGCATCCCCTTCGTGGGGCTCGTCGTGATTGCACCTACCTGGACGACGCAGTGAAGAACGCCGCACCATCGCCGAGTTTACATGGCCGAGTTGCCAATCGAGGAACGCTAGCTGCGGCAAGGAGTAATGCACTCACAGTCACTCACCGCCTCCCAGGGAACCAGGCCCAGCAGTTGTATAATGCCTCCTATTGCGTGCTGGTACCTCCTCCAATCCGCCCTCGCCATGATGGTGTTCGACAAAATGCCGACCCGTGATGTCATATCCTGGAACA from Setaria italica strain Yugu1 chromosome II, Setaria_italica_v2.0, whole genome shotgun sequence encodes the following:
- the LOC101753178 gene encoding PTI1-like tyrosine-protein kinase 3 — encoded protein: MRRWFCCTQFHASYREHENELPISPDEKEGNGFVANSDPNKAPPPIEVPELSFEELKEKTDNFGSKALIGEGSYGRVYYAILDSGKHVAVKKLDASTDPELDNEFLTQVSIASKLKHANFVEMLGYCVEGNQRLVAYEFATMGSLHDILHGRKGVPGAQPGPALDWMQRVKIAIDAAKGLEYLHEKVRPSIVHRDIRSSNVLLFEDYKAKIADFNLSNQSPDMAARLHSTRVLGTFGYHAPEYAMTGQLTQKSDVYSFGVVLLELLTGRKPVDHTMPRGQQSLVTWATPRLTEDTVKQCVDPRLKGEYPPKGVAKLAAVAALCVQYESEFRPSMSIVVKALSPLLQHKPHPPPAVAPDATAPSDA